GACGGCTGTACTGCCCCGGTGATACCCTTTCTCATGGTGGTGTCTCCTTTCTTTTGTTGATTCCAGTTCAACCTTAAAAGGATACACCGCCTACTCATCTATTTACACACTTTTTGATTGTACTCCTCCTCTCATGTTTATTTATCTAATCTTCTTAGGCGCTATGTGAACCTGCTACTTCCTGAAGTCTTGCCTCGCACCTACTTCTCGTTGATCATAGATTTCGACTGGAATTTAACACTATTTCTTATTGCTTTGGCCGACCTACCATGCCTATAATAGCTCATACTTAAAGGGAGAGTGTATGTTGAGTGGACAACTCGCTAATATGATCGAAGCTCATATTAGACAGAGATACCCCCATAATGATCCTCGTAGCGTAGTATATCGCGATGAACTTATCAGGGTATGCAATGAGTTTGTAGAACGTGGATTAGCTGACCGGAAGTTCGTCAAAGAACTCACCGCAGGCCAGGATTCAAAATTCTGGGCTTCTATATCTGAAGCCTTGCTCGCAGATCGGCTCCGCGACAAAAACTTTCCAGAGCGTTTTATAACAGTTGATGAGGGACCTGATTTTTTAATAGAGGACAAAGATCTAAAGGTATGGATAGAGGTGATATGCCCAGAGCCTCGCGGAATCCCAAGAGATTGGCTATCATCTTTTGGAAAAGGCATCACTAATTTCCCACATGTTGATATACTTCTTCGCTGGACAGCCGCAATTAAAGAAAAAGCCGAGAAACTTATTGGCAACGAAGAAGGTACAATCACTGGGTACTTACAGAAAGGAGTTGTCGCCTCTAATGAGGCATACGTAATTGCAGTGAATGGATGTCAGCTTCGCAATGGCCCATTTTCAGCACTTTACGGTATCAGTCAGTTTCCATTTGCTGTGGAAGCTGTTTTTCCAGTTGGCCCGATTCAATTAAGAATCAATAGGGAAACCGGGAAAATTGTTGACCGAGGCCACCAGCACCGTCCATATATAATCAATAGAAATGAGGCTCAGGTTTCCGCTTTTACATTTCTCGACCCGCGCTTTAATCCAATTAGTGCTATATGGGCGGTTGACCTTAACGGCGGATCTGTGATTGGCAATTCAGAGCCTTTGGCTGTCATTCACAATCCTAACGCCTTAAACCCTATTTCCGTGGGATTTTTGCCCGCAGACAGTGAATATGTGGCTACTCCTTATAGTAAAGACGAGTTTTTACTAGAGAAGATTGAATCTAAAAATATCAGTAAGGGCTAACAAGGATAATTCAGCTGATACAAAAAACCGCGCAGCTAAGTAACAGCATTATGCAATTCTTCTGTAAATCTATAATTATCTGCTCTTCAAGAGAAGCAAGCATTGTAGATTTTATCTGCCTTTCGTGAACATGCCCGACATGCTCCTCTGCTGAAAAAAATCTGCTGGATATTGTGAGCCGTTTTGAGAAATTGATTCATTGTACTGTTTTTCATCCGGAAACAGCCGGCGCTCTATTTCTGCTACAATAATGCTCTGATGGGTCTATTGCATTTTTACCGAAAACCCGTGCTTTCCCCTGTAAAGAAAGAAGCGTTGCTGGCGCGTGCACGGCAGCAGGTCTCTCCCGTTATAGCAGATATAGAGTCTGAATACTGCTTCAATATCGAGGCAATATCCCCGTTGGCGGATGAAGAGCATGCTGTTCTCCGCTGGCTTCTCGCAGAGACGTTTGAGCCGGAGAGTTTTTCAGAGCGCAGTTTCTTGACGGGTGAGTCTTCTTCCTCTTTTGGCGAAAAAAGGAAGGACAGGAAGAGCTTTTCCAAGGAGGGAAACAAAGGGGGATTGCCCCGTACCTTCATTGTCGAGGTCGGCCCCCGCATGAATTTTTCGACAGCGTGGTCGACGAATGCCGTATCAGTATGCCATGCCTGCGGCCTGAAACAGATCAGGCGCATCGAAAGATCGCGGAGATATGCACTGCAGTTCGGGGAAAAGGGACAGGGGGGTAAGGGGGTAAAAGATCAAGACCCCGAATCCTTGAATCCCCGAATCCTTGAGTCCTTTTTGTCACTTATCCACGACCGGATGACTGAGTGCCTGTATCCGGAAATTCTGAAGACCTTTGAGACCGGCATAACACCCGCACCTGTGGTGATCGTCCCCCTTATTGAGGAGGGGAAGGATGCGCTCAGGAGGATCAATGCCGAACTGGGGCTCGGTCTTGATGAATGGGATGTCGAATATTATCACAACCTCTTCGTGCATGACATAGGCCGCAACCCTACCAATGTCGAGTGCTTTGACCTCGGGCAATCAAACAGCGAACATTCACGCCACTGGTTCTTCAGAGGGGAACTGATCATCGACGGAAACGAAATGCCCCATACCCTAATGGAAGTCATTAAACTTCCCCTGAAGACCAGTCCCGGAAACAGTGTTATCGCATTCAGGGATAATTCGAGTGCCATACGCGGGTACCCGATCACCACACTCCTGCCGGAGCTTCCCGGCAGGCCATCCCGCTTTCTCGATGCCGGGCTTATGTATCACCTCATTTTTACCGCAGAGACCCATAATTTCCCGACCGGGGTGGCTCCCTTCCCCGGGGCCGAGACCGGAACCGGGGGGAGGATAAGGGATGTCCATGCCACAGGCAGGGGGAGTCTTGTGGTTGCCGGAACTGCCGCATATTGTGTAGGCAATCTTCAGATACCGGGATATCGCCTCCCCTGGGAGGATACGTCATTTCAGTATCCGCCGAACCTTGCATCCCCCCTCCAGATCGAGATAGAAGCAAGCAACGGGGCCTCTGATTACGGCAATAAATTCGGGGAGCCGGTCATTCAGGGTTTTACGCGGTCCTTCGGCATGCGTCTGCCAGACGGCGAAAGAAGGGAATGGATAAAACCGATCATGTTTACCGGCGGCATAGGGCAGATTGACAGCAGGCATATTGAAAAAGGCGAACCCGAAAAAGGCATGCGCGTGGTGAAAATCGGGGGACCTGCTTACAGAATCGGCATTGGCGGTGGTGCCGCATCGAGCATGATACAGGGAGAAAACATTGCAGAGCTTGATTTCAGCGCGGTGCAGCGCGGAGATGCCGAGATGGAGCAGAAGGTGAACAGGGTGATCCGGGCCTGTGTGGAGAAGGGGCATGAGAACCCTATCGTCAGTATCCATGATCAGGGCGCAGGCGGCAACTGCAATGTGGTCAAGGAGATCATTTATCCTGCAGGTGCAAAAATCGAAATACGGAAGATACCGCTTGGTGACGACACGCTTTCGGTGCTTGAAATATGGGGGGCGGAATATCAGGAACAGAACGCCCTGCTCGTGAAACCGGAAAGAGAGCAGGATTTTCTTGCGCTCTGCGACAGGGAGAAGGTGCCGTGCGCGATTATCGGAGAGATAACAGGCGACGGGTATATTGTGCTCCATGATGAGACGGACGGAAGCACCCCGGTGAATCTCGATCTTGCCAGAGTACTGGGCGAGATGCCGCAGAAGAGCTTTTCGGTCAGCCGGATGCGTCCCGAGCGTGCGCCATTGCGTTTTCCCGACAATGTCTCGGTTTCCGAAGCACTTGAAAGGGTGCTCCGCCTGGTTTCGGTAGGTTCAAAGAGATTTCTCACCAACAAAGTGGACAGGTCGGTCACCGGGCTTATCGCACAGCAGCAGTGCAGCGGACCGCTTCAGCTTACGCTGGCAGATGTTGCGGTGATTGCACAGAGCCATTCAGGACTGACAGGCGCCGCAATCTCCATCGGGGAACAGCCCATCAAAGGGCTGATAAATCCGCAGGCAATGGCACGCATGAGTGTCGGTGAAGCATTAACCAATATTGTGTGGGCGGCTGTCAGCAGCATTGAGGACATCAAATGCTCGGGGAACTGGATGTGGGCTGCAAAGCTCCCCGGCGAAGGCGCTGACCTCTATGATGCAGCGGTGGCGCTGAGAGATGTCCTGCGTGAACTTGGCATCGCAATCGACGGGGGGAAAGACAGTCTCTCGATGGCTGCAAAGGTCATCGATGCGTCGGGAAACCCCGAGATTGTGAAGGCACCCGGTACCCTGGTCATTTCTGCATATGTCACGTGTCCTGATATTACCAGGACCATTACTCCTGATATCAAGAAGCCGGGCGAAAGCAAGCTTCTCTTCATTGACATCGGAAAAGGCAAATGCAGAATGGGTGGAACTGCACTCGCACAGGTATATAACCAGACTGGAAATGACTCCCCGGATCTTGATGATCCTCAGCTTCTCAGGCGGACCTTCGGTGTAATACAGAAACTCATCTCAGAGGGTTGTGTCCTGGCCGGACATGACAGGAGCGACGGGGGATTAATCGTCACGCTCCTTGAGATGGCATTCGGAGGAAATTGCGGGTTAGAGGCAGATGTGGCAGCCGTTGGTCAGCAGTCAGCTCCCGGCAGCCGGGAGACGGTGGAGGAGATATTGCCGCTGCTGTTTTCAGAGGAACTCGGGATTGTCATCGAGTATCTTCCGGAACATGAAGACAAGATAACCGGCATTCTGAGAGATAACCGGATTCCCTGTCAGATAATCGGAAGAACTCTTGCCGGAAAAGAGATCATTGTCACTGTGCACGGGCACAGTGTTCTGAAGGAAGACATGAGAGGTCTCAGGGCTGTGTGGGAAGAGACGAGTTGTCAGCTTGACAGGCTTCAGGCAAACCCCGAGTGTGTCGATGAAGAACGGAAAGCATGCTATGACA
This Nitrospirota bacterium DNA region includes the following protein-coding sequences:
- the purL gene encoding phosphoribosylformylglycinamidine synthase codes for the protein MGLLHFYRKPVLSPVKKEALLARARQQVSPVIADIESEYCFNIEAISPLADEEHAVLRWLLAETFEPESFSERSFLTGESSSSFGEKRKDRKSFSKEGNKGGLPRTFIVEVGPRMNFSTAWSTNAVSVCHACGLKQIRRIERSRRYALQFGEKGQGGKGVKDQDPESLNPRILESFLSLIHDRMTECLYPEILKTFETGITPAPVVIVPLIEEGKDALRRINAELGLGLDEWDVEYYHNLFVHDIGRNPTNVECFDLGQSNSEHSRHWFFRGELIIDGNEMPHTLMEVIKLPLKTSPGNSVIAFRDNSSAIRGYPITTLLPELPGRPSRFLDAGLMYHLIFTAETHNFPTGVAPFPGAETGTGGRIRDVHATGRGSLVVAGTAAYCVGNLQIPGYRLPWEDTSFQYPPNLASPLQIEIEASNGASDYGNKFGEPVIQGFTRSFGMRLPDGERREWIKPIMFTGGIGQIDSRHIEKGEPEKGMRVVKIGGPAYRIGIGGGAASSMIQGENIAELDFSAVQRGDAEMEQKVNRVIRACVEKGHENPIVSIHDQGAGGNCNVVKEIIYPAGAKIEIRKIPLGDDTLSVLEIWGAEYQEQNALLVKPEREQDFLALCDREKVPCAIIGEITGDGYIVLHDETDGSTPVNLDLARVLGEMPQKSFSVSRMRPERAPLRFPDNVSVSEALERVLRLVSVGSKRFLTNKVDRSVTGLIAQQQCSGPLQLTLADVAVIAQSHSGLTGAAISIGEQPIKGLINPQAMARMSVGEALTNIVWAAVSSIEDIKCSGNWMWAAKLPGEGADLYDAAVALRDVLRELGIAIDGGKDSLSMAAKVIDASGNPEIVKAPGTLVISAYVTCPDITRTITPDIKKPGESKLLFIDIGKGKCRMGGTALAQVYNQTGNDSPDLDDPQLLRRTFGVIQKLISEGCVLAGHDRSDGGLIVTLLEMAFGGNCGLEADVAAVGQQSAPGSRETVEEILPLLFSEELGIVIEYLPEHEDKITGILRDNRIPCQIIGRTLAGKEIIVTVHGHSVLKEDMRGLRAVWEETSCQLDRLQANPECVDEERKACYDRKGPRYHLTFTPELPPLRTRTGSVPDNAPNVAILREEGSNGDREMSSAFHQAGFSVWDVTMTDLLSGSISLDTFRGIAFVGGFSYADVLDSAKGWAAAIRFNGNLEEQFQRFYERPDTFSLGVCNGCQLMALLGWIPWKGIPDRVQPRFIANRSGRFESRFPTVRILPSPAIMLQGMEGSVVGVWTAHGEGRVHFPDQGIFRDVVETGLAPVRYVDDDGEITETYPFNPNGSPLGITALCSPDGRHLAMMPHPERTFLTWQWPYMPEEWKTGLRASPWIKMFRNAREWCGT